CAACGACACCTTCCCGACGACGATCCACGTCGCCGCCACCGAGGCCGTCCTCACCGACGTCATCCCGGCGCTGGAGCACCTCGCCAGCGCGATCGAGGCGCGCGCCGAGGAGTGGCAGGACGTCGTCAAGTCCGGCCGCACGCACCTGATGGACGCCGTGCCGATCACGCTCGGCCAGGAGGCGGGCGCGTGGGCCGCGCAGATCCGGTTCGGCATCGAGCGGCTGCAGTCGGGCCTGCCGCGGCTGGGCGAACTGCCGATCGGTGGCACCGCGGTCGGCTCCGGCCTGAATGCGCCCGACGGTTTCGGCGCGGCGGTGTCGGCCGAATTGGCGCAGATCACCGGGTTGCCGCTCACCGAAGCCCGCAACCACTTCGAGGCGCAGGCGACGCAGGACAGCGTGGTCGAGACCTCCGGGCACCTGCGCACGGTCGCGGTGTCGCTGAACAAGATCGCGAACGACCTGCGCTGGCTGGGCTCCGGCCCGCGCACCGGCCTGGCCGAGCTGGCGCTGCCGGACCTGCAGCCGGGTTCGTCGATCATGCCGGGGAAGGTCAACCCGGTCATCCCGGAGGCGACGCTGCAGGTCGTCGCGCAGGTCGTCGGCAACGACGCGGCGGTCGCGTTCGCCGGTGCGGCGGGCAACTTCCAGCTCAACGTGAACCTGCCGGTCATCGCACGCAACGTGCTCGAATCGGCGCGGCTGCTGGCGGCCGTCTCGCGGTTGCTGGCGGACAAGGTGTTCGCCGGGGTCACCGCGAACGTCGAGCGCGCGCAGCAGTACGCCGAGGGGTCGCCGTCGATCGTCACGCCGCTCAACAAGTACATCGGTTACGAGGAAGCGGCCGCGGTGGCGAAGCAGGCGCTCAAGGAACTCAAGACGATCCGCGAGGTCGTGCTGGAGCGCGGGCACGTCCGCGACGGCAAGCTCACCGAAGCGCAGCTGGACGAGGCGCTCGACGTGCTGCGGATGGCGCGCGGCGGGAAGTAGCTCTCAGCCGATCGTAGCGGCTCGTTCGGACAATTCCGGGCGGGCCGCTTCGCGTTTCCACAGTCCACATGCGACTCCCGCAGCGACCAGGGCGACGCCAGCCAAGTCCTTCAGCTCGAACCGTTGTGCGCCGATCAGCACCGCCACCGCCAGTCCGGCTACCGGCATCAGCCCGATCAGCACGCCCGCCCGGTCCGCGCCCAACCCGACGACGCAGCTGTACCAGAGCACGAAAGCCACCGCGGTCACCAAGACGGCCAGCAACAGCAACGCGACGAGTTCGCGCGCGTTCGGCCACCGCCACGCTCCGGCCGGATCGACCACCGTCCCGACCACGGAACCGCTTGCGGCAGCGGTGAAACAACTCCACGTCGAGGTCGCCAACGGGCCGAGCCGGCGCAGCAATCCCACTGCGAGCAGCGTGAACGACGCCTCGCACAACATCGCCAGCGCAGCGAGCAACAGCCCTGGCG
The nucleotide sequence above comes from Amycolatopsis sp. AA4. Encoded proteins:
- a CDS encoding class II fumarate hydratase, with the translated sequence MAEQEYRIEHDTMGEVRVPVDALYRAQTQRAVENFPISGRGLERAQIRALGLLKAAAARVNARLGVLDADVADAIAKAADEVAEGKHDEHFPIDVFQTGSGTSSNMNANEVIATLAARALGRDVHPNDHVNASQSSNDTFPTTIHVAATEAVLTDVIPALEHLASAIEARAEEWQDVVKSGRTHLMDAVPITLGQEAGAWAAQIRFGIERLQSGLPRLGELPIGGTAVGSGLNAPDGFGAAVSAELAQITGLPLTEARNHFEAQATQDSVVETSGHLRTVAVSLNKIANDLRWLGSGPRTGLAELALPDLQPGSSIMPGKVNPVIPEATLQVVAQVVGNDAAVAFAGAAGNFQLNVNLPVIARNVLESARLLAAVSRLLADKVFAGVTANVERAQQYAEGSPSIVTPLNKYIGYEEAAAVAKQALKELKTIREVVLERGHVRDGKLTEAQLDEALDVLRMARGGK
- a CDS encoding DMT family transporter — encoded protein: MKRSMVLSGVAGAVLVGGSVPVTGMLDGYPVITGQALRYALGGLLLLGWAKVTRSPLPRPKLGDLPTLLGLAATGMIGFQACLLLAQRYAEPSAVAAFLGASPLVLALLAPMLDGRRPSAAPVVGAVLAGLGIVVLSGGGSASAPGLLLAALAMLCEASFTLLAVGLLRRLGPLATSTWSCFTAAASGSVVGTVVDPAGAWRWPNARELVALLLLAVLVTAVAFVLWYSCVVGLGADRAGVLIGLMPVAGLAVAVLIGAQRFELKDLAGVALVAAGVACGLWKREAARPELSERAATIG